The nucleotide sequence TCATCCGAATTAAGGCGGCACTTCAATGTGCCGTTTTTCATAAGAAGATTAATCTATTAAATCTATAGAATATAAGCATTATGGAAAGTCGGGACGAAACAGCGCTGGCATCACTTAATGAACCGGTGCCAGTGACCACGCTTCCACTTAATCTGAACGGCCTGAAAATTAGCCTTCAGGGCGATTTAGCGACCACCTCCCAGCAGGCCGAGGCCATTCGGGCCGCCTTTCCAAAGGCGCATGTTATCACCGATTCCTCGACCGTAAACCCGTTGCTTCGTCGGCGCACCCGCACCGAACTGGCGATATACGTGTTTGCAGCCCTGGCGCTGATGATCGTCGGGCATCTGCTGTTCAGCTACTTTACGCTGGACCGGCTGACGCTCATTGCCGGAACCATTGACATCACCCCCGACATCTTTTATTTCCTGATGGCGGGCTTTGTTGCGCAGATGATTGATGGTGCTTTAGGCATGGCTTATGGCGTTACGGCCACCACCTTTCTGACGAGCGTCGGCATTAGTCCCGTATTCGCCACCGCCAGCGTGCACAGCTCCGAAATCTTTACGTCGGGCGTGTCGGGGTATATGCACCTGAAGTTTGGCAACATAAACAGCCGTCTGTTCAAAGCCGTCCTGATTCCGGGCGTAATTGGCGCTGCGCTGGGTGCATTCCTGATTACAAAGCTGGCCGATCTGGAAGTCGTCGCCAATTACCTGAGTCCCGCTATTTCCGTTTATACGGCCATTCTGGGTATTCTGATCATCCAAAAAGCGCTGGTCAAACGTGCCAAGAAGAAACCCGTCCGGCGCATTGGTCTGCTAGCGTGGTTCGGGGGGTTTGTCGATGCCATTGGCGGGGGCGGCTGGGGGCCGATTGTTAACTCTACGCTGATTGCTGCCGGTCGGCATCCACGCTATACAATCGGCTCGGTCAACCTGGCGGAGTTTTTTGTATCGTTTGCCTCATCGGTGGTCTTCGCACTCTTCGCGGGGCTGGGTAACTACGGTATGGTTATCCTGGGGCTGATTCTGGGTGGTATGATTGCGGCCCCCATTGCGGCTCATCTGTCGCGCCGACTACCAGTTAAAACCATGATGGTACTCGTCGGAATCGTGGTTATCCTCGTAAGTTTGCGAAAAATTATCAAGTTCTTCTAGTTATTCACGGTATGTCATTCACCCGTCACTCGTTGACACCCAGTTCGTATGTGCCTGGAATGGGAATGATCAAGAACTAACCGGAATGACGTTTAATGCCAATCGATCGATGAAAAAACAAACCAAGGCGATCCGCACCCAGGCGAAAAAATCGCTGAACCGGGAGCACTCTGTTCCGCTTTATCTGACCTCCAGTTTTGCCTTTGATAGTGCTGAACAGGGCAAAGCGCTGTTTGATGAAACCGAAGAAGGCAATATCTATTCCCGCTTCTCGAACCCGAACGTAACGGAGTTTGTCGAGAAGGTCTGCATGCTTGAAAACGCCGAAGACGGTATTGCTACCGGCACCGGCATGGCGGCTGTATTCGCCAGTATGGCCGCACTGCTGAAATCGGGTGACCACCTGGTGGCCTGCCGTGCCCTGTTCGGGTCAGCGCACCAGATCATCACGCAGATTCTGAGCAAATGGGGTATAACGCATACCTATGTAGATGCCAGCGCCACCGAAGCCGAGTGGGAAGCCGCCATACAGCCCAACGCTGGAAGGCCGGCCGCCCGTATGGTTTATCTGGAAACGCCCTCTAATCCGGGTCTGGAACTGGTTGACCTCGAGATGCTGGCGCGGCTTAAAGCGAAATATGGCTTCATCCTGAACGTCGATAATTGCTTTGCCACGCCGATCCTGCAAACGCCCATTGATTACGGCGCGGATCTGTCGGTTCATTCGGCCACGAAGTTCATGGACGGTCAGGGGCGCGTACTGGGCGGTATTGTAGTCGGTCGGGCCGATCTGATCCAGCCCATCCGCTTTTTTGCCCGGCATACGGGTCCGTCGCTTTCGCCCTTCAACGCGTGGGTGTTGTCGAAAAGCCTGGAAACGCTGGATCTACGCATGGAACGCCATTGCCGGAATGCCCAGCAACTCGCCGAAGCCCTCGAAGCCCTGCCCGACGTAGGCCGGGTCCTGTATCCGTTCCTGCCCTCCCACCCGCAGTATGATCTTGCCAAACGGCAAATGAAGGCAGGTGGAGCGATCATTACGATTGAGCTGGAAGGCGGATTCGAACGCGTAAAAGCGTTCTTCGACGCGCTGACCATCCCGACGCTTTCGTCGAACCTCGGCGACTCGCGCACTATTGTTACCAACCCCAACACGACGACCCACGCCAAGCTGAAGGCCGATGAAAAAGCTGCGCTGGGCATAACCCCCGGCCTGATCCGGATTTCGGTTGGTCTGGAAGCGGTGGAAGACCTGATTGAAGATTTCACCCAGGCCGTTGAGAAGTCGGCAGAAGTTGTGAACCAAAATGCCTGATATTGATATGAGTCCCATCCAGTACATAGCCGTTCTCCTATTCGTATCTATGCAGCTTGCCAGCGCTCAGGCCTCTCAGAAACCGCTCCGCGTTGGCGTGGTCGGCCTGGTACATTCGCACGTGAACGGCATACTGGGCCGGGCTAAAAAAGGCGATATCGAGATTGTTGGCATTGCCGAGCCGAACCGCGACCTCGCCGAACGGTTAGCCAAACGATACGGCTACAGCATGAGTCTGGTGTACCCGACCATTGAGGAGATGCTGGACAAGACCAAACCAGAAGCGGTTACGGATTTTGGCCGGATTGTCGACCACCTGCAAACTGTTAAAATCTGCGCGCCACGGGGTATTCACGTCATGGTCGAGAAACCCCTGGCGGTGAGCTTCGATCACGCCAAACAGATGGAGGCCCTCGCTAAAAAGCATACCATTCAGTTGCTGACGAACTACGAAACAACCTGGTACGGCAGCAACCACAAAGCCTATGCGCTGGCCAACACCGACAAAGCCATTGGCGACCTGCGCAAGATTGTTGTTCACGATGGTCACCAGGGTCCGAAGGAGATCAATGTCAACAAGGAGTTTCTGGAGTGGCTGACCGATCCCGTTACAAACGGCGCGGGTGCGTTGTTCGACTTTGGCTGCTACGGCGCGAACCTCTCGACCTGGCTCATGCACAACCAGCGTCCGCTGTCAGTCATGGCCGTTACGCAGCAGATCAAGCCCGACATTTACCCGAAAGTAGATGACGAAGCAACGATTATTCTGACTTACCCAAAAACGCAGACCATCATTCAGGGCTCTTGGAACTGGCCATTTGCCCGCAAGGATATGGAGGTTTACGGGCAGCATGGTTACGTCAATACCATCGACGGCACCCGAATGCGCATCCGGCTCAAGGAGGACAAAACCGAACGAACAGCCGAAGCGACCCAGACGGATGCGCCTGCTACTGACCCATTTGCGTATCTGGCGGGCCTGCTGCGTGGTGAAACTAAACCGGACGAATTGACGTCATTAGAGAATAATATGATTGTCGTAGAAATCCTGGATGCTGCCCGCCAGTCGGCAAAAACTGGCAAAGCTGTAACGTTACAGAAACCCATGAAGTAGTATCGAGTAACCTCCTCCTACACCTTGCGGGGCAGGCCCACAAGCGACTACGGATTGACGATTAATGACCCAACACATGATTGCCGAACCTACTCACACGCTCCCGTCACTGACCGAGCAGCTACGGGGCCTGACCAATGTCGAAGCGCTACGCTCACTGGCGGAGACCTTCCCCGGTGAGGTCATTTTCTCGACCAGCCTGGGTTACGAAGACCAGGTCATTACCGATCTGATTCTGGCCAACGATATTCCCATCAAGATTTTCACCCTCGATACGGGCCGGATGTTTTCAGAGACCTACTCGGTCTGGAAGAAAACCAATGACCGCTACGGTTCGAAGATTGAAGCGTATTTCCCTCGTCAGGAAAAAGTAGAAAACCTGATGACCGAAAAAGGACCGTACAGCATGTATGAGTCGGTTGAGAACCGGAAAGAGTGCTGCTTCATCCGTAAGGTTGAGCCGCTGAACCGGGCACTGTCGGGCCAGAAAGTCTGGATTACGGGCATCCGCGCCGAGCAGTCGGCTAACCGCCAGGGCATGACCCAGCTCGAATGGGACGACGCTCATCAGTTGGTTAAATTCCACCCGCTGCTGGACTGGACGTTCGAGGAAGTAAAGCAATACATCAAAGGCCACAACGTACCGTATAACCCCCTGCACGACCGCGGCTTTGTCAGCATCGGCTGCCAGCCCTGCACCCGGGCCATTCAGCCCGGCGAAGATTTCCGCGCTGGCCGCTGGTGGTGGGAAGACAACTCCAAGAAAGAGTGTGGGCTACACACCCACGAAGAAGTATTCAAACCTTAATGAGCGAAAGGCAAAATAGGGATACAACGGACGCGGAAAGAGCGTTTCTCCGGCGTTTATCACTCTTTCGCTCATTCACTCATCCACTCGTTAACTTTATGAAACTCGATTATCTAGACCAGCTCGAATCCGAGGCCATCTACATCATGCGGGAGGTGGCCGGGCAATTCGAACGCCCTGCCCTGCTGTTTTCGGGCGGTAAGGATTCCATTACGCTTGTTCATCTGGCGTTGAAAGCCTTCCGGCCGGGCAAATTCCCGTTCCCGCTGGTCCATATCGACACCGGACATAACTTCCAGGAGGCCCTCGATTTCCGGGACGATCTGGCCAACCGAATTGGTGAGAAGCTGATCGTTCGCTACGTAGAAGATACCATCCGCGAGAAGAAATTGAAAGAGCCGACCGGACGTAACGCCACCCGCAATGGCCTGCAGACGTTCACGCTGCTTGACACCATCGAAGAATTTGAGTTTGATGCCTGCATCGGCGGTGCGCGTCGGGATGAAGAGAAAGCCCGTGCCAAGGAGCGCGTATTCTCGGTGCGCGACGAGTTCGGCTCGTGGGACCCCAAACGCCAGCGGCCCGAACTCTGGAATCTTTACAACGGCCGTATTCACAAAGGCGAAAACGTCCGGGTGTTTCCGATTTCGAACTGGACCGAACTGGACGTCTGGAACTATATCCGTCGCGAAAAAATCGCTCTGCCAAGCATCTATTTTGCCCATGAGCGCGAGCTGATTGTTCGCGACGGGAAGCTGATGGCAACCGCCGGTGGCGTGATCAAACCCGAAGCCGACGATCAGATTGTGACCCGCCGGGTGCGGTTCCGTACCGTTGGCGATATTTCCTGCACAGCCGCTTCGGAGTCGCAGGCTGATACGCTCGACGCCGTCATTGACGAAATTCAGGCTACCCGTATCTCTGAACGTGGCGAAACCCGCATGGACGATCAGTTGTCAGAAGCCGCCATGGAAGACCGGAAAAAAGGCGGCTATTTTTAACGGGAAACGTGTATGCAAATTGTCATCGAAGTTGCCGATACCAAAGCGGATTTTGTACTGGAATTGCTCGAAAGCCTGCCTTTTGTTGCTATCCAGGCCAATCAAAGTGCACCCAGTCAGCAACAGGTAGATTCTAACAAATCCCTGTCGCCTAAAACTGCCCGATTACTGGGAACCTTTCCCCAGTTGGCAAGTCAGGATGATAAACAAAGCAGACAACAGGCTATTCTGGCTAAACACGCACGATGAAGCCAGTTGTTCTGCTCGATACAAACGTAGTTATTGATCTGCTGGCGAAGCGAGAGCCTTTCTGGCAGTCGGCGGCATCGATTTTTGATCTGGCTGAACAAGCCAAAATTGATGCCTACGTGAATTCGCTCACTATGGTAACGGTTTATTACATACTCCGCTCCTATTACAAGATTCCTCACCAGCAGATTATAGACACCTTTACGCTATTAATCAGCTACATTGGGATTTCTGACGTAACAGCAACACATATCCGGCAGGCAATAACATCAGCCTTTACTGATTTTGAAGATGCTGTCATGTACAACAGCGCCACTGGATTGCCTGCTATAACCAGTATCATTACCCGAAATATTGATGATTTTGCGACTGCTGATATACCCGTTCTAACGCCGGATCAGTGGCTCCGCAACTACCATAACTAATCAATGGATCTTCTCCGATTTATAACCGCCGGTTCGGTTGACGACGGCAAAAGCACGCTCATCGGGCGACTTCTCTACGATTCCAAATCCATTCTGGCCGACCAGCTCGAAGCCATCGAGCGCGCCAGTAAAAGCCGCGACGACGGTGAGATTGACCTCGCGTTGCTCACGGATGGACTGCGGTCGGAGCGTGAGCAGGGTATCACGATCGACGTAGCCTACCGCTATTTTCAGACGCCAAAGCGTAAGTTTATCATCGTCGATGCACCGGGGCATATCCAGTACACCCGCAACATGGTAACAGGCGCATCGAACTGCCAGCTGGCGATTGTACTCGTCGATGCCCGGCATGGTGTCGTTGAACAGACCCGCCGGCATTCGCTCATTGCCTCCCTGCTGGGGATTCCCCATATTGTTGTAGCGGTCAACAAAATGGACCTCGTTAGCTACTCGCAGGATGTCTTCTCCGATATCTGCATTCAGTATGCTGAACTAGCTAAAAACCTGAACGTAAACGAAGTGACGTATATTCCGCTGAGTGCGCTCAACGGCGATAACGTAGTCGACAAATCCGGCGCGATGCCGTGGTACGAAGGTCCGGCCCTGCTGGAGCATCTGGAGTCTGTTACCATCGACGACGATGTAAATCTGGAGCAGGCCCGGTTCCCGGTGCAGTACGTCATCCGTCCGCAAACGCCCGAACTGCACGATTACCGGGGCTACGCCGGTAAAATCACCAGCGGTCTGTTCCGCAAAGGCGATGCCGTAACGGTACTGCCCTCGGGTGAAACCTCAACGATTGACGCGATTGAAATTGCCGATAATCACTATGACGAAGCGGTTACACCGATGTCGGTTGTCCTGCACCTCGCTACGGACGTAGACATCAGCCGGGGCGATCTGATCGTTCGGTCGGACAGCCAGCCGGTTAGCAGTCAGACCGTCGAAGCGATGCTGTGCTGGATGGATACCAAGGAATTTAAAGTGGGCAATAAATATGTGCTGCAGATTGGCACGGCCCGTACGCGCTGCTCAGTGCGCGAGATTGTTTATCAGGTAAATGTAAATACCTACGAAGAGACAGAAGGGGTTGAAAGTTTAAAACTAAATGATCTAGCCAAAGTTATTCTCAGGACGGCACAACCGATCAGTTTTGATCCGTACCGGCAGAACCGGGCAACGGGTGGAGCTATTCTGATCGATGAAACGTCGAACGTAACGGTGGGTGCGCTTATGTTGGTGGGCGAAGCATAACTTCTGGTTATGGACGATAATCAATAGCTATCCATTCAGCGAACTGAATCGCCCGAAAATTCCTTTATTATTGTACCTGAATGCCATAAACAGACGCCGGATTTCACCGGCGTTTAGTTTTAATAAATTAGTCTTTTAATTCTATAGACAATATACCTCATGTCTATCCAACTGACCGATAATGTAAGTGCAGCCGCCCGGCGCGACATTCTGGACCTTGAACAAAGGATCAGTTCATTCCGGTCGGGTGAGATTCCTGATGAGGCCTTCCGTAAGTTTCGTCTGACGCGGGGCGTGTATGGACAGCGGCAGCCGGGCGTCCAGATGATTCGTATCAAGCTGCCGCACGGTCGTATCACGGCCGATCAGCTGGTGCGGATTGCCGATTTGTCGGATAAGTACGCAACGGGTAATCTCCACGCCACAACCCGTCAGGACATTCAGTTGCACTTTGTTAAACTGGCTGATTCGCCCCAGCTCTGGGCCGACCTCGAAGACGCGGGCATTACGCTGAAAGAAGCCTGCGGAAACACCGTTCGGAACGTAACGGGTTCGGCGCGTGCCGGTGTTGACCCATTGGAGCCGTTCGATATTACTCCTTACGCTTACTCGATTTTCGATTACTTCCTGCGCAACCCGATATGTCAGGATATGGGTCGTAAGTTCAAGATTTCGGTATCGTCAAGCGAAAAGGATTCAGCGTACGGCTTCATGCACGACGTTGGTCTGGTTCCACGGATTCAGGACGGCAAACGGGGCTTTAAGGTGATGCTGGGTGGCGGTTTGGGCGCGCAGCCCTTCCCGGCGCAGACAGCATCGGAGTTTCTGGAAGAAGAGCGGATTATTCCGTTCATCGAGGGCGTCATCCGCGTATTTGACCGCTATGGCGAACGCCAGAAACGGCACAAGGCCCGGATGAAATATCTGCTCAATGACATTGGGCTGGAAGAACTGCTCCGGCGCATAGCTGAAGAGACACCGGCTTTACGTAATAAAGAGTTTGTTGTTGATCACAACCCGGAGAATCTCCCAGCCGAGCGCCCGGAAGTGAGCAACTACCAGCCGGCGCTTGACAATCCGAAGTTTCAGACCTGGTTTAAAACTAACGTTTTTGAGCAAAAGCAGGCCGGCTGGTATGCCGTTCAGTTGCGGGTTCTGCTGGGCGATATGTCGTCAGATACGGCGCGGGCGCTGGCACAGGTGGTCAGGCAGTACGCGGCCGATGATATCCGCGTAACGGTTAACCAGGGTTATCTGCTCCGGTTTATCCGGCCGGAAGACCTGCCCGCCGTTTTCGAGGCACTCGACGCACTCGGTTTAGCCCAACCGGGCTTCGACACCACCGCCGACATTACGACCTGCCCCGGTACCGATACCTGTAACCTCGCCATTTCGAGCAGCTACGGCATCACCCGGGCGCTGGAAAAAATGATGCATGACGAGTTTCCCGATCTGGTATTCAACGATGACATCAAAATCAAGATTTCGGGCTGTATGAACGGTTGCGGCCAGCATTCGGTCGCCAATATTGGCTACCACGGCTCGTCGCTGAAGAATGGTGCGTTCGTCCTGCCCGCTCTGCAGGTTCTGCTGGGTGGCGGTTTCAACGGCAAAGGCGAAGGCCTGATTGCCGATAAAGTTATCAAGATTCCGAGCAAGCGCGGCCCCGACTCACTGCGGCTGTTGCTACGCGACTTCGAAGCCAATAGCTTCGACGGCGAGTACTATAGCGACTACTACGCCCGGCAGGGTAAGAATTATTATTACCAGTTGCTGAAACCGCTGGCCGACCTGAAAACATTGGTCGACAGCGATTATATCGACTGGGATCATACCGAGCAGTACGTAACGGAAGTGGGTGTTGGTGAGTGCGCGAGTGTCCTGATCGACCTTGTGGCAACCACGCTGACCGAAGCGACCGAAAAGCTGAGCTGGGCGCAGGAAGCGCTGGCCGAAAGCCGCTGGGCCGACGCCATCTACCATGCCTATAACGTGTTCATTACCGGCGGCAAAGCGGCTCTGATGAGCCGTGACATCCCGACGAACACGCAGCACGGGATTGTCAGTGATTTTGACCGGACGTTCGCGGGCGATTTCCACGAAGCGGAGGGCGACTTCAAGACGCTGGTCTTCAGCATCAATAAGCACGAGCCTTCGGAAGACTTTGCCCGCCAGTTCATCGCGCAGGCTGACGCCTTCCTGCAGGCTATTCAGGCGTACCGCGACGCCCAGCTCGAACTGGAAGGCGCACCTGAACTCCAGGAGTTAACCCAGGCGCAGGATAGCTAAATTAAAGAGTGAATAAGTGATGCTGAACACCAGCGTCTTTCGCTCATCCACTCTTTATCCATGAAACTAACCCTCGTAGGCGCCGGTCCCGGCGATCCGGATCTGATAACGCTTAAAGGCGTTCGGGCACTGCAGCAGGCTGATGTGGTCATGTATGATGCGCTCGTGCACCCTGATCTGCTTGAGTATTGTCGTCCTGACGCGCTGAAGGTATACGTAGGTAAACGGCGGGGCGCTTATTCCTGCATGCAGGAAGATATCAATCCGCTCATCGTGCATTACGCCCAACAGCACGGCCACGTGGTGCGGCTGAAAGGGGGCGACTCGTTTGTATTCGGACGGGGCTGGGAAGAAATGGATTACGCCCGGCAGCACGGCATTGAGACGGAAGCAATTCCCGGTATTTCGAGTAGTTACGCCGTACCGGCTTCGGCGGGTGTACCGCTGACAACGCGGGGCGTTTCCGAAAGCTTCTGGGTCGTGACGGGCACCACTAAAGACGGACAGCTTTCGGCCGATCTGCGGCTGGCGGCTCAGTCGTCGGCAACAGTCGTTGTCCTGATGGGCATGCATAAACTGGCCGAGATCATGGCCACCTTCGATCAGACCGGCAAAGCGAATACGCCCGTCGCCATTATTCAGAACGGCACCCTGCCTGACGAACAAATTGTAACCGGCCAGGTAAGCAATATTGTGCAGCGCGTAAGCGAATCCGGCATTGGCAATCCGGCCATCATCGTGGTTGGCGAAGTAGCTGCGCTGGGTGACGCCAGCCGACAGGTAGCTATGCAGGCTCTGAGCGCCGACGAATAACCGACAGCACTTCGGCTTTTCATACAAACA is from Spirosoma taeanense and encodes:
- a CDS encoding sulfite exporter TauE/SafE family protein — protein: MESRDETALASLNEPVPVTTLPLNLNGLKISLQGDLATTSQQAEAIRAAFPKAHVITDSSTVNPLLRRRTRTELAIYVFAALALMIVGHLLFSYFTLDRLTLIAGTIDITPDIFYFLMAGFVAQMIDGALGMAYGVTATTFLTSVGISPVFATASVHSSEIFTSGVSGYMHLKFGNINSRLFKAVLIPGVIGAALGAFLITKLADLEVVANYLSPAISVYTAILGILIIQKALVKRAKKKPVRRIGLLAWFGGFVDAIGGGGWGPIVNSTLIAAGRHPRYTIGSVNLAEFFVSFASSVVFALFAGLGNYGMVILGLILGGMIAAPIAAHLSRRLPVKTMMVLVGIVVILVSLRKIIKFF
- a CDS encoding trans-sulfuration enzyme family protein; this encodes MKKQTKAIRTQAKKSLNREHSVPLYLTSSFAFDSAEQGKALFDETEEGNIYSRFSNPNVTEFVEKVCMLENAEDGIATGTGMAAVFASMAALLKSGDHLVACRALFGSAHQIITQILSKWGITHTYVDASATEAEWEAAIQPNAGRPAARMVYLETPSNPGLELVDLEMLARLKAKYGFILNVDNCFATPILQTPIDYGADLSVHSATKFMDGQGRVLGGIVVGRADLIQPIRFFARHTGPSLSPFNAWVLSKSLETLDLRMERHCRNAQQLAEALEALPDVGRVLYPFLPSHPQYDLAKRQMKAGGAIITIELEGGFERVKAFFDALTIPTLSSNLGDSRTIVTNPNTTTHAKLKADEKAALGITPGLIRISVGLEAVEDLIEDFTQAVEKSAEVVNQNA
- a CDS encoding Gfo/Idh/MocA family protein, with protein sequence MQLASAQASQKPLRVGVVGLVHSHVNGILGRAKKGDIEIVGIAEPNRDLAERLAKRYGYSMSLVYPTIEEMLDKTKPEAVTDFGRIVDHLQTVKICAPRGIHVMVEKPLAVSFDHAKQMEALAKKHTIQLLTNYETTWYGSNHKAYALANTDKAIGDLRKIVVHDGHQGPKEINVNKEFLEWLTDPVTNGAGALFDFGCYGANLSTWLMHNQRPLSVMAVTQQIKPDIYPKVDDEATIILTYPKTQTIIQGSWNWPFARKDMEVYGQHGYVNTIDGTRMRIRLKEDKTERTAEATQTDAPATDPFAYLAGLLRGETKPDELTSLENNMIVVEILDAARQSAKTGKAVTLQKPMK
- a CDS encoding phosphoadenylyl-sulfate reductase, with the translated sequence MIAEPTHTLPSLTEQLRGLTNVEALRSLAETFPGEVIFSTSLGYEDQVITDLILANDIPIKIFTLDTGRMFSETYSVWKKTNDRYGSKIEAYFPRQEKVENLMTEKGPYSMYESVENRKECCFIRKVEPLNRALSGQKVWITGIRAEQSANRQGMTQLEWDDAHQLVKFHPLLDWTFEEVKQYIKGHNVPYNPLHDRGFVSIGCQPCTRAIQPGEDFRAGRWWWEDNSKKECGLHTHEEVFKP
- the cysD gene encoding sulfate adenylyltransferase subunit CysD, encoding MKLDYLDQLESEAIYIMREVAGQFERPALLFSGGKDSITLVHLALKAFRPGKFPFPLVHIDTGHNFQEALDFRDDLANRIGEKLIVRYVEDTIREKKLKEPTGRNATRNGLQTFTLLDTIEEFEFDACIGGARRDEEKARAKERVFSVRDEFGSWDPKRQRPELWNLYNGRIHKGENVRVFPISNWTELDVWNYIRREKIALPSIYFAHERELIVRDGKLMATAGGVIKPEADDQIVTRRVRFRTVGDISCTAASESQADTLDAVIDEIQATRISERGETRMDDQLSEAAMEDRKKGGYF
- a CDS encoding type II toxin-antitoxin system VapC family toxin; amino-acid sequence: MKPVVLLDTNVVIDLLAKREPFWQSAASIFDLAEQAKIDAYVNSLTMVTVYYILRSYYKIPHQQIIDTFTLLISYIGISDVTATHIRQAITSAFTDFEDAVMYNSATGLPAITSIITRNIDDFATADIPVLTPDQWLRNYHN
- a CDS encoding sulfate adenylyltransferase subunit 1 → MDLLRFITAGSVDDGKSTLIGRLLYDSKSILADQLEAIERASKSRDDGEIDLALLTDGLRSEREQGITIDVAYRYFQTPKRKFIIVDAPGHIQYTRNMVTGASNCQLAIVLVDARHGVVEQTRRHSLIASLLGIPHIVVAVNKMDLVSYSQDVFSDICIQYAELAKNLNVNEVTYIPLSALNGDNVVDKSGAMPWYEGPALLEHLESVTIDDDVNLEQARFPVQYVIRPQTPELHDYRGYAGKITSGLFRKGDAVTVLPSGETSTIDAIEIADNHYDEAVTPMSVVLHLATDVDISRGDLIVRSDSQPVSSQTVEAMLCWMDTKEFKVGNKYVLQIGTARTRCSVREIVYQVNVNTYEETEGVESLKLNDLAKVILRTAQPISFDPYRQNRATGGAILIDETSNVTVGALMLVGEA
- a CDS encoding nitrite/sulfite reductase, whose amino-acid sequence is MSIQLTDNVSAAARRDILDLEQRISSFRSGEIPDEAFRKFRLTRGVYGQRQPGVQMIRIKLPHGRITADQLVRIADLSDKYATGNLHATTRQDIQLHFVKLADSPQLWADLEDAGITLKEACGNTVRNVTGSARAGVDPLEPFDITPYAYSIFDYFLRNPICQDMGRKFKISVSSSEKDSAYGFMHDVGLVPRIQDGKRGFKVMLGGGLGAQPFPAQTASEFLEEERIIPFIEGVIRVFDRYGERQKRHKARMKYLLNDIGLEELLRRIAEETPALRNKEFVVDHNPENLPAERPEVSNYQPALDNPKFQTWFKTNVFEQKQAGWYAVQLRVLLGDMSSDTARALAQVVRQYAADDIRVTVNQGYLLRFIRPEDLPAVFEALDALGLAQPGFDTTADITTCPGTDTCNLAISSSYGITRALEKMMHDEFPDLVFNDDIKIKISGCMNGCGQHSVANIGYHGSSLKNGAFVLPALQVLLGGGFNGKGEGLIADKVIKIPSKRGPDSLRLLLRDFEANSFDGEYYSDYYARQGKNYYYQLLKPLADLKTLVDSDYIDWDHTEQYVTEVGVGECASVLIDLVATTLTEATEKLSWAQEALAESRWADAIYHAYNVFITGGKAALMSRDIPTNTQHGIVSDFDRTFAGDFHEAEGDFKTLVFSINKHEPSEDFARQFIAQADAFLQAIQAYRDAQLELEGAPELQELTQAQDS
- the cobA gene encoding uroporphyrinogen-III C-methyltransferase, with the protein product MKLTLVGAGPGDPDLITLKGVRALQQADVVMYDALVHPDLLEYCRPDALKVYVGKRRGAYSCMQEDINPLIVHYAQQHGHVVRLKGGDSFVFGRGWEEMDYARQHGIETEAIPGISSSYAVPASAGVPLTTRGVSESFWVVTGTTKDGQLSADLRLAAQSSATVVVLMGMHKLAEIMATFDQTGKANTPVAIIQNGTLPDEQIVTGQVSNIVQRVSESGIGNPAIIVVGEVAALGDASRQVAMQALSADE